The region GATTCAGCCACCGAACAGTCGCAGGACGATTTAAACAGCAACGTGCATACAGAACTGGTCGGCCGCCGTGGGATCGCGAAAAGCAACCTTTTGCCCAGCGGTGTGGCCGAGATCGACGGCGAGCACTGGGACGTCATCATCATTGGCCCTGCGGCCGATCGAGGCGATTTAATTGAAGTCATCGAAGTGGAAGGCAACCGAATCCTTGTCGCCAAAGTCGACGAAATGGAAGACGCCCCCGTTGCCGCCGACGCGGAAGAAGGAGCCGAGTCCCTCACGACCCGAAACGACGAGATCTTCGAAGACGACCCCTTTGCTTGACTTTCCCTGTCAGAATGGCATAACAGGTGACATAACTCGCACCCGTAGGGCCCGCGTGTCGCGGGTCGAACACCTGAAACAACTTGGCGACCCACGACACGCAGGCCCTACGGCAAATCGAAACGAACATTTCCAGTCCATTCTTCCTCGCAGGGAAGAGGGCTAGGGTACCAATACCTGACCAATAAAAGCATGCCAACGAAGACGACGGCATGGCACCTGGTAGTTGTCGGTTTAAATCCATGCCTACGCAAATGTAAGCATGGCCCCCAGATAGAAGTCGCAGCACTCACTTAAGAAAACACCACGGCCCTACAGTCGACAAACACCTCATGCTAAACCTCGTAGACCATGCCCTTGTGGCGGCTAGTTTCTGGACCAACGTTATGATCATCGGCATGCTCGCCGCGGCGCTGCTGATGTTGGTCATTCTGGGGATCTTCGCGTTTTACTTTCGGCTTTGGATTCAGTCGATCTGGACAGGAGCCGGGATCACCATCTTCGATCTGCTCGGCATGTCGTTCCGAAACGTCAACGCCAAGATGATCGTTCGCGGTAAAATCATGGCCGTTCAAGCCGGCCTGGGCGATTCGTCCGGCATCACTACCAAAGCACTCGAAGCCCATTACCTGGCCGGTGGTAACGTTCCGCAAGTGATCAAAGCGATGATCGCCGCCAACAAAGCGAAAACGATTCAGTTGACCTTCCGCGAAGCAACGGCAATCGACCTGG is a window of Bremerella sp. TYQ1 DNA encoding:
- a CDS encoding NfeD family protein; translation: MSPIIIALLLLFAGLALIVLEMFIPSGGVLGFLAAVALVGAVIYAYLKCDIAVGTAFLAATVITVPILIGMAIRVWPYTPLGRMILLDSATEQSQDDLNSNVHTELVGRRGIAKSNLLPSGVAEIDGEHWDVIIIGPAADRGDLIEVIEVEGNRILVAKVDEMEDAPVAADAEEGAESLTTRNDEIFEDDPFA